The genomic stretch CGCTTCTTTAACCACAGCGCCCCCACGCCCGGCGGGACGAACACCGTGAACGTCGCGCGGCCCGACCATGACACATTCAAGCAGACGCACGGCCCCAGTTACCGCCAGATCGTCGACCTGAGCGACCTGAACCGCAGTGTGTACATCGGCAGCCTGGGCCAGAGCGGCAACCCCCTGCTGCCGCACGCCGCCGACCAGCAGCCCATGTGGGTGGCCGGCCAGTACCTGCCCATGAGCACCGACCCGAAAGACTGGGGCAAGACAAGCGTGATGATGCTGAAATAGTGCGGTCGCTTCCGCCCCTGGCCTGCCGAGAACAGAGCCTTCACCAGCCACCCCATTCGGCAGGCAGAATGGAACCTTCCGTGTGTGCTTGCCCCGTCCCATAGCCCCTTTTGCAGTCAACCCCTGTCTTGCAGCCGGGGTTGTCCTGATTCTGGGCAAGTGGTGCATTCCACTGTTGGATTTTGGCGCTCTCGTGCGATACTGAGGGTTATGGGTGTTATTCCTTATGTGATTGAACAAACCGGGCGGGGGGAGCGGTCGTACGACATCTACTCGCGCCTGTTGAAAGACCGGATTATTTTCGTGGGCACCCCCGTGGAGTCCCAGATGGCCAACAGCATCGTGGCGCAGCTCCTGCTGCTCGACAGCCAGAACCCCGAGCAGGAGATTCAGATGTACATCAACTGCCCCGGCGGTGAGGTGTACGCGGGCCTGGCGATCTACGACACCATGCGCTACATCAAGGCTCCCGTTTCGACCATCTGCGTGGGCATGGCGATGAGCATGGGCAGCGTGCTGCTGATGGCCGGGGACAAGGGCAAGCGCATGGCGCTGCCGAACAGCCGCATCATGATTCACCAGGGGTCGGCGGGCTTCCGGGGCAACACGCCGGACCTGGAAGTGCAGGCGCGGGAAGTCCTGAAGTTGCGCGATACGCTGGTGGAGATTTACCACAAGCACACGGATTTACCGCATGAGAAGCTGTTGCGGGACATGGAGCGCGATTACTTCATGTCGCCGGACGAGGCTTTGAAGTACGGCCTGATTGATCAGGTGATCGAGCGCACTCGTAGCATTGGGGGTGAGGAATGACCAAGGGTGGTGATCGGTGCTCTTTTTGCGGGCGGCAGCATCCCCAGATTGCCCAGCTCATCGAGGCTCCGGGGCGCGTGGCGTTCATCTGCAACGAGTGTACGGAGCGGGCGCATGATCTGGTGAAACAGCAGAAGAAGGCCGGCAGCGAGTTCAACATCGAAGAACTGCCCAGCCCCAAGGAAATCAAGGCCTACCTCGACGAGTTCGTGATCGGGCAGGACGAGGCGAAGAAGGCCCTGGCGGTGGCGGTGGTCAGTCACTATCAGCGTCTCTCTCACCCGGACGTGAACTTGCAAAAATCCAACATCCTGCTGATCGGGCCGACCGGGACGGGCAAGACGCTGCTGGCGCAGTCTTTGGCCGAGATGCTGGAAGTGCCCTTCGCCATCGCCGACGCGACCACGCTGACGGAAGCGGGTTATGTGGGCGACGATGTGGAGAACGTGATCGTGCGCCTGCTCCAGGCCGCCGAGTACGACGTGGCGGCGGCCGAGCGCGGCATCATCTACATTGACGAGATCGACAAGATTGCCCGCAAGTCAGAAGGCACCTCGATCACCCGCGACGTGTCCGGCGAGGGCGTGCAGCAGGCGCTCCTCAAGATCATCGAGGGCACGGTGGCGCAGGTTCCGCCGCAGGGGGGCCGCAAGCACCCGCAGCAGGAACTGGTGCAGGTGAACACGAAGAACATCCTGTTCATCGTGGGCGGGGCGTTCGACGGCATGGGCGACATCGCCCGCAGCCGCACCAACGTCCGCGCGGTGGGCTTCGGGGCCGAGCACAAGGGCGAGGAGAAGGACGAACTGCGCTTCCTGCCCGAAGACCTGGTGAAGTTCGGCCTGATCCCGGAGTTCGTGGGTCGCCTGCCGCTGGTCGTGCAGTTGCAGGATCTGGACGAGGACGCCCTGGTGCGGATTCTGACCGAGCCGCAGGGCGCCATCGTGAAGCAGTATCAGGCGCTGTTCGGGTTTCAGGACGTGGACTTGACGTTTACCGACGCGGCCCTGCGTGAAGTTGCGCACCGCGCCAAGGAACGCAAGACCGGGGCGCGGGGACTGCGGGCCGTGCTGGAAAAAGCCATGACCGACCTGCTGTTCGAGATGCCGGTGGACGGCCTGAAGGAACTGAAATTCGACAAGGATGACATCGACCACCCAATGACCCTACTTGAGTCTAAGGGACTCAAGAAGTCTGCCTAAATCCAACCAAGATTACAACACACTCTCCGCCTGCCGCCTAGAATCCTGGGACGCCGCAGGCGGGGGTATTTTTTTAAGATTCCTCCGCGATACACTTAAACATTCCCGTCCCGCCAGGGGCGGCCTCAAGGAGAAAGAATGATCTGGGAACTTCCCGTAGTCGCACTGAGAAACATGGTCATCCTGCCCGGCATGACCCAGAACATCGACGTGGGCCGCGCCAAGAGCAAACGCGCTGTGGACGAGGCCCAGGCCTCCGACCGCCGCGTGCTGCTGCTGACCCAGCGTGACGCCCGCACCGACGACCCCACCCTGGGCGAACTGTACGACATGGGCGTGCTGGCCGTGGTCAAGCAGGTCGTGCGGATGCCCGACAACACCTACCAGGTGCTGATCGAAGCCCAGGAACGCGCCAAAGTTGAAGGCGAAGTGCCGAGCGCCTACCTGCGCGTGCGGGCCGAAACGCAAGCCGCGCCCCCTATTTCAACAACCGGCGACGACAGCCGCGAAATCACCGTGCTGGCGCAGGAAGTCAAGTCCAGCTTCGAGGAGTACCAGCGCCAGAACAAGAACCTGCGCCTGGACAATTACCAGCTCGAAGGCATGAAGGCCCTGACCGACGCCGGCGTGCTGGCCGACCAGGTCGCGCACCACGCCACCTGGACGCCTGAGGAGAAGCAGGAAGTCCTGAATGCCGTGACCCTGCGCGAGCGCCTGGAAACCGTGCTGAAACTCCTGACCCGCGACACCGAGCGCTTCAACATGGACAAGAAGATCGCCGGGCGCGTCAAGGAGCAGATGGACGCCAACCAGCGCGAGTACTACCTGCGCGAGCAGATGAAGGCCATCGGCAAGGAGCTGGGCGGCGGCGAGGACGGCCCCGCCGAGGTCGAGAGCCTGCGCGAGAAGATCGAAGCGGCAGGAATGCCCGAAAGCGTGAAGGACAAGGCCCTGAAAGAGTTGCAGCGCCTGGAACGCACCCCCGGCGGCAGCCCCGAAAGTACTGTCGTGCGCAATTACATCGACTGGCTGATTGACGTGCCGTGGAGCAAGCGCGACGAGGAAATCCTGGACATTGCCCGCACCCGCGACATCCTGAACGACGACCACTACGCGCTGGACGACGTGAAGGACAGGATTCTGGAATTCCTGGCGGTGCGCCAGCTGACCCACAAACCCGCCGAGAAGGCGGCGGAAGGCGAAGGCACCGAAGAGGCGAAGAAGGAGCGTACCGCCGAGGAACGCACCGACGACGCCGAACTGCGTGCGCCGATTCTGGTGCTGGTCGGCCCTCCAGGGGTCGGGAAAACCTCGCTGGGCAAGAGCATTGCCCGCAGCCTCAACCGCAAGTTCGTCCGCATGGCGCTGGGTGGCGTACGCGATGAGGCCGAGATTCGTGGGCACCGCCGCACGTACATCGGCTCGATGCCGGGGCGGATCATTCAGGCCATGAAGACGGCGGGCGTGACCAACCCCATCATCCTGCTCGACGAGATCGACAAGATGAGCAGCGACTGGCGCGGCGACCCCAGCAGCGCCATGCTGGAAGTGCTCGACCCCGAGCAGAACCACACTTTCCAGGATCACTACCTGGAAGTGCCGTACGACCTCTCGCAGGTCATGTTCATCACCACGGCGAACAGTCTCCAGACCATTCCGCGCCCGCTGCTTGACCGCATGGAAGTCATCAATATTCCCGGTTACACCCAGCCGGAGAAAGTCGAGATTGCCAAGCGTTACCGCGTGCCGCGCCAGATCAAGTCGCACGGGCTGGACGGCAAATTGGAGATTACGGACGGAGCGCTGAACCGCATTGTCGAGGAATACACCGTCGAGAGCGGCGTGCGTAACCTGGACAGGCAAATCAGCAAACTGGCCCGCAAGGCTGCCCGCGAGTTCCTGGAAAACCCCTGGGACGGCGTGAAAGTCATCGATGCGCCGCAGGTGCCGGATTTCCTGGGCGTGCCACTGCACCGTCCCGACCGCATGGAGAAAGAACCGCAGGTGGGCGTGGCGCAAGGCCTGGCCTGGACGAGCGTGGGCGGCGCGATGCTGCTGGTCGAAGCTCTGGCGACTCCCGGTAGCGGCAAGATCAGCATGACCGGTTCCCTGGGTGACGTGATGAAGGAAAGTGTCGGCGCGGCCATCGCTTACCTGCGCGCGCACGCAGGCGAGTATGGAGCGGACACTGACTTCCACAAGAACCTGGATGTTCACGTTCACTTCCCCGACGGCGCCACCCCCAAAGACGGCCCCAGCGCCGGGATTACCATCGCCACCGCGGTGATCAGCGCCATCACCGGACGCCCGGTGCGCCTCGATGTCGCCATGACCGGCGAGATCAGCCTGCGCGGCCGGGTGCTGCCCATCGGCGGGGTCAAGGAGAAACTACTGGCCGCGCACCAGGGCGGTATCCGCGAAGTGATTATTCCCAAGGACAACGAACCGCACCTTCAGGAGGTACCCGACAGCATCCGTGGCGACCTCAAGATTCACGTGGTCGAGCGTGTCGGCGAAGTCCTCGACCTGCTGCTGCTGCCCAAACCGCAGACGGAACAGCCGACGATTCCGCCTGCCCAGGGCCAGAACGTGACCCGCCCCGGCGCCTGAGAACAGCGCAGAAAGCCAGCACAAGACCCCAGGTTCATTTCCTGGGGTTTTTTCGTGACCGCTGCGAATCGAGAACGCTGTCCTGCCCGCAGTTCTATTGTCCAGCGTTTGCGGGGCGTGTGAGCCCTTGCGTGACCAGCACGAGCAGCAGCAGCAGCGCGGCCAGGGCCAGAAAGGCGACGGGGATGCTGCCTGAACCGTACTGCGCGTTCGTCCAGCCGATGAGGCTCGGGGAAACGGCGCCGCCGAGGCTGCCGGAGATCAGCAGGAACGGCACGGTGCGGACGGGAATTTCGCGGCTGAGCCACACGAGCGTCGTGGGGAACACCGGGCCGACCGCGAGGCCGGCGAGCAGGTACAGGGGAGCGGCGAGGGTCGGGACGAGCGTGGTCACCAGGGTGGCGAGCGTGGCACTAACCACCGCCCCAAGAACCAGACGCTGCGGCTGGAAGCGTGCCCCGAAGGCGCCTGTCAGCAGACGGCCGATCATCAGGCCCGCCCAGTACCCACTGACGATCAGAGCGGGATTTGTCCAGTTCAGGCCGGTCAGGTGAGTGGCGATCCAGGCTCCGAACCCCACTTCCAGCGCCACGTAAGTGCCCAGGAGCAACGAGAACATCAGGGGAATCCAGAGGGGGACGCGTCCACTTTCGGCCTGTCCAGTTCGATGTTTCGGGACTTCCGGCACGTTCCACAGACTGACGGCCCCCAGGGTGAAGAGGGCGAGCACGGCGATTACCAGAAATGGCACCCCTAGGCCTTGCGGGGCGCTGGCGACAACCAGCAGCGGCGAGAGCAGGCTGCCCAGGCCGAACACGGCGTTCACGGTATTCGAGGGGCGCGTCCCAAGGCTGGCGTAGGCAGTGTTCAGGGCGGCGCTGACGATACCCAGACCCAGGCCGCCGGTCAAGGCGCCCGCCAGGGCCAGCGTCCAGCCCGGCGCCAGGGCAACCAGCACCACGCCGATCAGCAGAATGCCCAGGCCCGCGTTCGCCACGCGCCGCGTACTGAAGTGGGCCAGGGCCACGCCCGTCAGCAAAGGTGCGGCAGCCGATCCCAGGAAATGAACGCTGGCGACCAGGGCCACGCCCTCCGTATTCACCCCAAACTTGCGCTCAAAGGCCGGAAAGGCCGGGCCGTACACCGCCTGAAGAACGCCCATGGTCAGGAAGGCCAGCAGGCCGGGCAACAGGGTCAGGTGGGCACGGGGCGAGCGGTCAGGGGGCAAGCGGTCGGGGTGGGAGGAGGCAGGCACAGGGTGGCAGCATAGCGGGCCACACCTCCCCCAATGCAGGCCCAGTGCAGTAAAAGCCAGTCAGGGGCGGAATGCTGTGCTTTCAGACCTGTGCTCTACGCTGACGCCGTGCAAAGAAAAGCACCCCTACCCGCCCCGTCTGCGTCCTGCCCGATACAACTCACTCGCACTGCCCGGCCAGAAATGCACCTCTCATTTGGACATATGCTCCAGAAAATGGTATGGAACTGGGCACGGAACGTATGACACACTGAGCAGAACGTGGAAACGCAACTGGCCCTGCTTGAGTTGTACGAGTACAAGGTGACCGACCTTACCCAGGGCCGGCAACCGCTGGGGGGGCGGCGTTCCCTGCTGGAACTGCGTGACGAGTTGCGGCAAGCTGATCTGGACGCCGCCCTGACGCGCCGTTTTGCCAGGGTCGATCGGCTCTTCCGGGACTCGAAAAGGCGCGCCCCAGTCGAAGCGTCGCTCCACACACCTGAACAGCAAGTCGAGGAGGTGCGGGAACCATTCACCGCGTCCCACCGCGTTAGACAAACAGAGTCACCGGAAGCGGCGGCCTGGCAGGAATTGCAGCAACTCGTGTGGTTCAGCCGACTTCAGGAGCGGGTGCAGGCGCTGGTGCTGGCGGCCCGCCGCGAGGCTGGGCACGCCACCCTGCGCGTCATCTACGCCGTGACCGAAACGGCGGAGCGCGCCCTGCGGGGCGTCACGGAGGCGTTCGCAGTACCGCTGGCGGACGACCGATTGCTGTCGCTGGATGACCGTGAAATTGCTGTGCAGCTCGGGGAGGCGCTGTGCCATTTGCTGCTGACCCGGGAAGGCGAGCTGGCCGTCCTCGACGCCCTGTCGCTCACGCGGGCGCAGCCTTTCCCGCCGCACGCGGACGAGGCGCTGCTGGCGGCACGGATCGAGGCGGTCGAACGCGAGCCCCTCAGCCCGGCGGCGCGCGACGACCTGATTCGCGCCCTGCGTCAGCAGTACCCGCAAACGCCCGGCCCGCGTGAACGGCCTGCCGTGAGGCTGGCCTGCGCCCGGCTGGAGCATGTGCTGGAGGCCGAGCTTCAGGGCCGCCCGCGCCTGACCGAGGTGCCGCCAGGCAGCGTCCTGTACTCCGACGACCCGCGTACCGAACTGACCGACCCCCCGCAGGAACAGGACGAACTGGTGATCTTTCTGGGCGGGGCAGGCCAGGAAACGTACTGGCACGACCTGCACCTGCGCTGGCAGCGGGTCGGTCAGGACTGGCACCTGATGCTGGACAAGCAACTCGTGCTGCTGCGGCCCTCGCTGACGGCGGCGCAGCGGCACCTGAAAGTCAGGCTGAACCAGGAAATCCTGTGGCTGTACCACACCGGCGACTACCTGCTGCTGCGGCACACAGCGTCGCCCCAGCAGACCCTGCGGCAGCTGGCGCAGCAGGCGCACCTCACGGCGCAGCTGCTCGACCCGGCACAGACCTACGCCAATTTGCGGCTGGGACGCGCAGTGTCCCGTGCCCTGCGCGACATGCCGGTTGACCCGCAGGAATTCTGGCCCGCTTCCGCTGCGAAATACTCCGGCGTGGACGCGGCCGAGTTGCTGGCTTTCGCGCGCCAGGGCGCGGCCACCCTATTGACCCTGGCCGAACAGCGCCGCGCCGGGGACGTGCAGGAACTGATGAACGACCTGGCGCCCCTGCTGCATGTTCCCCAACCGCACGTGCTGGTTCTGCAACGCGCCCTGGAGGACGTGCAGGTGGTCACGCAGACCAACGCGGAAGTTTCAGCTTACCCGCTGGTCGTGCCCACGGGCGGCCACTTCAAGGCGGTGAAACTGCGGGAGCAGCCGCTCAATTTGCAGTGCAGCGGCCGTGTCGTGACCCTCAGCCGCGACTACAAAGGAGACGTAGCGGTGCTGCTGCCAGGCGGCCCGAGCGGTGAAAAAGCGGTGCTGACCGATCTGCTGGTGGTGGCTGTCGGCGACCTGAGCCTGGTGCTGGTCAAATGGCAGGGCTGGGTGGCGGCCATGACCATCCCGCAGCTTCCCGCGCGGGGCTAAAGGCTGAACTGAACTTAGGTGCGGTTCAGTCGCGCCCCTGCGGGGCCGGCTCGGAAGCGTTCGCTCCGTTGGGGGCCGGGGCGGTGGGGCTGGCGGGCACAGCGGCCTCGGCCCGAATAACCTGGGGCTGGGCGGCGATGACCGTCACCTCGGCGGGTTTGACCGTCTGGGTCGCCGGCCCGGACAGTTCACGGGTGGCGTCCTCAAATTCTTCCTTGAGGCCCTGGGTGCTCTTGCGGAATTCGCGCAGGCCCGCCCCCAGGCTCTTGCCCAGTTCCGGCAGTTTACGCGGCCCAAAAATCAGCAGGGCGACGATCAGGATGGTCAGAATTTCAGGAAAACCAAGTCCGTTCATGAAAACCTCGTGGAGCCGGGCGGGCGGCAGGGCTGGGGAATGCGGTGCACTTCAGGGCGGAAATCAGTGCAGGAAAGGAGGGGCCAGGGTCGGTAAAGAGCAGGGCGACTGACCATACAGCGACTGGTTCCAGTCTACGCCCGGCACACCTGCCGCACCGTGACGCCCTGAACACCGGGCCAAAGCCTAAGGAGGAAAAGTAAAACGGACGTGAAAGGCGAGGGATAAATATAGAGATTGGAGGTGTTCTGCCCACCTCTAGCGCAAAGAGGGCTCACCGGCCTGATCCTCGCGGCGTTCGGGGGCCAGGTCGCGGTAGGCCCGCAGCGTGCCGTTCATGAAAGCGACATACAGCGTGCCGTTGGCGGCCAGCGGGGTGGCCTGCACGCCGTGCTTTTCGCGGTGCGTCCAGCGCGGTGCACCGCTGGGCAGATCCAGGGCCACCAGTTCGCCTGCCTCGGAGGCCAGGAACACCAGGCCGGCGCTGATGACCGGGCTGGCGGTCACGCGCCCTTCCAGACGGTGCTCCCACAGGTCTTCACCGTCATTGAGCTTCAATGCGCGAACGGCGCCGCCCCAGCCGGACACCACCACGACGCCCTGCATGGAGGGGTCGGCCAGCTTGCCGGGCAGGGCGGCCGACGAGATGGCCGGCGCGGCCCACACCTCGTCCTCCAGGTCGTACGTCCACAGAATGGGTTCAGCCATATTCAGGCTGACCCGCCCGCTGGCGGCGCTGAGGCGCAGGGCGTGCACTTCCCCGGCCCAGGTGGCGACCACCAGGGTGGCCTCACCGGGCGCGGTGGGATACAGCGCGGGCGTGGCGTGCACGGTACCAATCTCCACTTTCCACAGGGCGTGGCCGCTGCGGGCTTCCACGGCGTGCAGCCAGCCGTCCTCGTCGCACACCAGGGCGGCCCCGGCCCACAGGATGGGGCTGGCAGCCAGCGGCCCGCCGGTGCGGTAGGCCCAGGCCAGTTCCCCGGTGCGCAGGTTCACGGCGTGCAGGTGACCGTCGCGGCTGGCCGCCAGCACGCGGTTGGCCCATACGGTGGGGGCCCCGGTAAATTCGGCGCGGGCCTGGTGCCGCCAGATTTCCTGCCCGGTCTGCAACTCCATGCGGCGCAGGGTGCCGTCCCAGGCGCCGTACAGCACATGACCGCCGATGAAGGTGGCCGGCGCGGTCACTTCATCTCGGGCGGCGTAGGTGGCGTAAGGGCGGCCCGAGGCGTGCGTCAGCACCAGTTGCCCGCCCCGGGTACCCACGCTGATCAGGTCGCCTTCGCCCACCACGGCGGCGGGCCAGGTGACCTCGCCGGGCAATGCCACACTCCAGGCCTCGTGCAGGCCGGCCACGCGGGCCGGGCCGTCGGCGTGCTCGCCGGTGCGCGTGCGCCCGCCGCGGTACTGCCCCCGGCTGTGGTTCGCCCACAGGTTCTGGCGCGCCAGTTCCCACAGGTGCGCCAGCGCCTCGCCGCTCGCCGGTCGGCGTTCCGGGCGTTTGGCCAGCAGCGCCAGAATCACGCGGGCCACCGCGTCGGGAATGGCGGGGTTCAGGTCGCGCGGATCCGGCACCGCCTCATAGACATGCTGGTACAGGATGCTCTGGTCACTGTCGCCCAGAAACGGCGGACTGCCGCACGCCACGCGGTACAGCACTGCGCCCAGCGCATACAGGTCGCTGCGGGCATCCACTCCCGTGCCCCTGGCTTGCTCGGGGGCCATGTAGATGGGCGTTCCCAGCGTCACGCCGCTGCGCGTGAGGTTCAGGGTGTGCTCGGAAAGCGCCACCAGCCCGAAATCCATGATGCGCGGCAGGCCCGAGTCGTCCAGCAGGATGTTGCCCGGCGTCAGGTCACGGTGCACGATGCCCTGCGAGTGAATGAAATGCAGCGTGCGCGACACGAACTCGGCCGCCGTCAGGAAACGCGAGAGAGGCCTCAGCGCGTCCTCCAGCGGCCCCAGCGACGTCAGCGGCCCGCCGGTCATCAGTGGCATGGTGAAAAAAGGCCGCCCCCCCGGCGTTTCCTCGCCCAGATCCAGCACCGGCACGATGCCGGGGTGCGTCAGGCGGGCCAGCGTACGCACCTCGCGCAGAAAGCGCCGCCGGTCGGACTCGGGCACGTGTGCATGCATGGCCTTGAGCGCCACTTCCCGGTCCATCAGGGTATCCAGGGCGCGGAACACCTGAGCACTGCCGCCCTCGCCAATCAGCGCGAGAAGGTCGTACCTTCCCACCAAGTTCTGTCCGGCTTCCAGCGGCATCCTGCCCCCAGTGTAGTTCGGCCGGCGCCCGGAACGGCCTTGAATGTTCAATATCGCAAGGTGAACCGGGGCGACCCCCATATCGGAGGCCGCCCCGGGCTGGATGACTCAGTCTTTACTCGTGGTCGTGCATGTCGGGCGCGTGTGCGTGCCCGTGGTCGAGTTCCTCGGCGGTGGCGTCACGCACGCCCAGCACCGTCACGTCGAAGTGCAGCGTTTCGCCGGCCAGAGGGGGGTTGAAGTCCACTTTCACGCTGTCGCCGTTCACACCGATCACCGTGAAGGGAATGACGCTGCCGTCCTCGGCCTGGGCGTAGTACGTCGAGCCGACTTCGATGTCGTCGTCGAAGTCCTCGCGGCTGAGTTCCTCGACGGCGTCCACGTCGCGCATGCCATAGCCTTCCTCGGGCGTCACGGTGACCTGCATGGTGTCACCGGTGGTTTTGCCTTCCAGGGCTTTTTCCAGGCCGGGGATGATGTTGCTGTGCCCGTGCAGGTACACCAGCGGCTCGCCGGGTTCGCTCTGGTCGATGACCTCGTTGTGAACGGTGAGTTTGTAATCCAGGTCGACGACTTTGTCCTTGGTGATGTTCATGGGTGCTCCAGTATGAATGATGGCGAGGAACCAGACGGTTCGGTCGAGAAGGCGCTCTGATTCAAGCTCCGTCAGGTTAGCGTGCCGAACCGCAGGCACGATGAACGTTTCCTTTAGCGCGTCCGGAACGACCAGCCCACCGGGCCGGCGTCCGTCTGGAAAAGGATGTGCACCTGCGCGGCGCGCGGCAGCGGCTGGCGGGGCAGGGCGATGGCGACCCCCTGCGCCTCCAGCACGCTGCGGCCCACGCGGGTGTCCCCCGCTGACGCGCCGCTGAAAGTCTGCGCGGTGAGCAGGCACACGGCAGCGGCCTTGCCGTTGATCTTCAGTTCGGCCCGACGGGCGGCGCGGCCCTGGCCCAGCAGCAGGGCGATGGGCGCTCCGACCGGGTGCGCGTAACCAGGGCAGCCGGGCAGCGCGTCGGGGAACTCGAAGCGCGAAAGTGCCTGCGGGGCCAGCACGCTGCCGGGGCGCGGGAACCTCACCGGGTATTTTGCGGCGCCCGTGCGCCCACGTTTCACGTCCAGCACGGCGGCAGTGTGAATGTCGCCGGCAGCGTCATGCTTGACCGAGAAGGCCGCCCGGCTCAGGCGCGGGTCGAGGAGTTGCGGCAGATGAAAAGGCCCGTTTTGCCAGTACGTCAGGGCCTGCGTGGCCGTCGCTTCGGGGCGCACGGTCACGTAGTAATGAGCGTGCGCGCAGTTGGCCCCGGCCGGCGTGTAGTGCGGGTCGGCGGGGTCTTCGCGGTGGCTTCCGGTGTCGGTGCGGGTCAGGTAGTTGGCGTGCGCGTCGCATTCGGCCTGCCAGCCGGGCTCGGCTTTCACGCCCGGCAACCCGGCGAGGGCCCGGACGGCATTCAGGGCCGCCAGCGGGGTACTGGGAAGCGGCGCCGGGGCCAGAGGTCGCGGAAGTTTTGGGGCTTCACTTTTCTGCGCTGGCAGCACGGCGCGCGGCGGGACGGGCCGTGGGGGCGTGTTCTCGGATGGCGTACTGGCCGCCGGCGAAGGTGGCTTGACCGGCGTCTCCAGCTTCTCAGCCACAGAGGGCGAGAGGGGTGCAGCGGGAACGACCGGGGAGGGGGGGGCCACAGGGGCCGTCCGCGCCTGCTCGGGGGGCGACGGGGACGGGGCAGCGCGCTGGTTCAGCCAGCCGAGTCGCCTCATGCCCAGCACGCCGGCGGCAAGCAGGAGTGCGGCAACGAGCAGCAGGCGCAGCAGGTGACGGAGCATCTGCGGATCATGGTAAGCCGCGCGGTGAAGGTGGTGGGCCGAGCGCCTATGCTGCCTGCATGACTGCCCCCACCTTTCCGATGTTCGTGAGTGTCGAGGACGCCCGGCACCTGCTGGCCCGCCTGCTGCCCGTGAAGGGGGAAGAAACCGTGCCGCTGGCCGCCGCCCTGGGCCGCACGCTGGCGCAGGACGTGGCGGCGCTGGTCAGCCATCCCAGCGCCACCGAAAGCGCCCTGGACGGCATTGCCTGCCGCGAGGCGGACACCCTGGCGGCGCCCGTGACCCTGCAGGTGGTGGGCGAAAGCCGTGCCGGTCAACCTTTTGGTGCCCAGGTGCAGACCGGCGAATGCATCCGCATCTACACGGGGGCGCCGCTGTGCCCCGGCACCGACGCCATCTGTCCGATCGAGCAACTGGCGGACGTGGACGCCCACCACGTGCGCCTGCTGCGCCCGGCCAGCCGCGGGGACGTGCGCCCCGAGGGGGGTGACTTTCACACCGGCGAGGTGGTCTTGAAGGCCGGTTTGCCTCTCACGCCGTCGCGGCTGGCGCTGGTGGCGGCGCTCGGGCACGCTGAGGTGCAGGTGAAGGCCCGCCTGAGCGTGGCGCTGCTCTCCACCGGGGACGAGGTGGTGGCCCCCGGCACGCCCCTGCAGCCGGGGCAGGTGTACGACAGCAACAGCGTGGGCCTGAGCGCCCTGCTTCAGGAATGCGGCTGTGAAGTGGTGGCGCTGGGCCACGCGCCGGATCGTCCGGACGCCCTGAAGGCCATGTTGCGCGAGGCGGGCGGCGCCGACCTGCTGCTCACCAGCGGCGGCGTCAGCATGGGTCGCTACGATTTCATGCGCGACCTGCTGGTGGAGCACGGAGAGGTGGAGTTCTGGAAGATTCGGATGCGCCCCGGTGGCCCCGCCATCCTGGGCCGCTGGAACGGCCTGCCGGTGTTCGGCCTGCCGGGCAACCCGGTGAGCAGCCTGGTGGTGTTTCAGGTGATCGTGAAACCCGCCCTGACGGGGCAACCCCTCAGAACGCTGCGCCTGAAAGCCGGCACCCCGTTTAAAGCCCTGCCGGACAAGACGGCCTTCTGGCGTGCAACCGTGCTGAACGGTGAGGTACACGAGTACGCCCGCCAGGGCAGCGGCGTGCTGCGCTCGCTGAGTGACGCCGACGCCCTGGTGATCGTGCCCGAAGGGCAG from Deinococcus fonticola encodes the following:
- the glp gene encoding gephyrin-like molybdotransferase Glp; protein product: MTAPTFPMFVSVEDARHLLARLLPVKGEETVPLAAALGRTLAQDVAALVSHPSATESALDGIACREADTLAAPVTLQVVGESRAGQPFGAQVQTGECIRIYTGAPLCPGTDAICPIEQLADVDAHHVRLLRPASRGDVRPEGGDFHTGEVVLKAGLPLTPSRLALVAALGHAEVQVKARLSVALLSTGDEVVAPGTPLQPGQVYDSNSVGLSALLQECGCEVVALGHAPDRPDALKAMLREAGGADLLLTSGGVSMGRYDFMRDLLVEHGEVEFWKIRMRPGGPAILGRWNGLPVFGLPGNPVSSLVVFQVIVKPALTGQPLRTLRLKAGTPFKALPDKTAFWRATVLNGEVHEYARQGSGVLRSLSDADALVIVPEGQAVQAGESVEALLL
- a CDS encoding FKBP-type peptidyl-prolyl cis-trans isomerase, producing the protein MNITKDKVVDLDYKLTVHNEVIDQSEPGEPLVYLHGHSNIIPGLEKALEGKTTGDTMQVTVTPEEGYGMRDVDAVEELSREDFDDDIEVGSTYYAQAEDGSVIPFTVIGVNGDSVKVDFNPPLAGETLHFDVTVLGVRDATAEELDHGHAHAPDMHDHE
- a CDS encoding CAP domain-containing protein, yielding MLRHLLRLLLVAALLLAAGVLGMRRLGWLNQRAAPSPSPPEQARTAPVAPPSPVVPAAPLSPSVAEKLETPVKPPSPAASTPSENTPPRPVPPRAVLPAQKSEAPKLPRPLAPAPLPSTPLAALNAVRALAGLPGVKAEPGWQAECDAHANYLTRTDTGSHREDPADPHYTPAGANCAHAHYYVTVRPEATATQALTYWQNGPFHLPQLLDPRLSRAAFSVKHDAAGDIHTAAVLDVKRGRTGAAKYPVRFPRPGSVLAPQALSRFEFPDALPGCPGYAHPVGAPIALLLGQGRAARRAELKINGKAAAVCLLTAQTFSGASAGDTRVGRSVLEAQGVAIALPRQPLPRAAQVHILFQTDAGPVGWSFRTR
- a CDS encoding serine/threonine-protein kinase; the protein is MPLEAGQNLVGRYDLLALIGEGGSAQVFRALDTLMDREVALKAMHAHVPESDRRRFLREVRTLARLTHPGIVPVLDLGEETPGGRPFFTMPLMTGGPLTSLGPLEDALRPLSRFLTAAEFVSRTLHFIHSQGIVHRDLTPGNILLDDSGLPRIMDFGLVALSEHTLNLTRSGVTLGTPIYMAPEQARGTGVDARSDLYALGAVLYRVACGSPPFLGDSDQSILYQHVYEAVPDPRDLNPAIPDAVARVILALLAKRPERRPASGEALAHLWELARQNLWANHSRGQYRGGRTRTGEHADGPARVAGLHEAWSVALPGEVTWPAAVVGEGDLISVGTRGGQLVLTHASGRPYATYAARDEVTAPATFIGGHVLYGAWDGTLRRMELQTGQEIWRHQARAEFTGAPTVWANRVLAASRDGHLHAVNLRTGELAWAYRTGGPLAASPILWAGAALVCDEDGWLHAVEARSGHALWKVEIGTVHATPALYPTAPGEATLVVATWAGEVHALRLSAASGRVSLNMAEPILWTYDLEDEVWAAPAISSAALPGKLADPSMQGVVVVSGWGGAVRALKLNDGEDLWEHRLEGRVTASPVISAGLVFLASEAGELVALDLPSGAPRWTHREKHGVQATPLAANGTLYVAFMNGTLRAYRDLAPERREDQAGEPSLR